A stretch of DNA from Candidatus Margulisiibacteriota bacterium:
TGACTTACGGTATGAGCGAGAAAGGGATACTAGGGATTGCTCAACAAATCCAAGCCTCTTTGGAACCTGCGACTGAACGTCGCGGTTCCATAACCGAGGCGTTCAGCCTCGGTTCACATCATTTGCATGAAATTCCCAACACCGCCATTGTTGTTAAAGATATCTCCAAATATAAAGGCCCGCTAATCCTGCCAAGCTATGAAGAGGTCGCGGCGGATAAAAATAAATACGCCGAGGCTTTTAAGCTCTATTATCTTGAGGGACGCAAAAAACATCCCAGGATAATTATCCAGCCGTGCCAGGGGAGATACCTGGTGGTTTTCCCGCCGCAAAACCTGACCGGTCAAGAACTGGACGCGCTAATGGAATTGCCATTTGTCAGGGCGCCGCATCCTTCATATAAAGAAAAGATCCCGGCCTGGGACTTTGTTAAGTTTTCGACCGTTTCCCACCGCGGTTGTTTCGGCGGCTGTTCTTTCTGCGCCATCTCCCAGCATCAGGGGAAATATATCACCAGCCGCTCCGGCGAATCGATCAAGCGTGAAATTACTAACACCATTATGAAACAGCCCGATTTTACCGGCAACATCCTCGACGTTGGCGGTCCGACCGCCAACATGTACGGGATGTCTTGTAAAAAAGAAGAGGGGTGCCCCCGGGCAAGCTGTATTTATCCCAATGTCTGTCCGCATCTCGACGCCTCGCTCAAGCCGGCGCTAAGTCTCTTGCGGACGATCCGCCAGATCCCCGGAGTAAAAAAACTCTATATTGGCTCAGGTATCCGCTATGACCTCGCCCTGTTAGACGACGAATATATCAGCGAGATCGCCAAACACCACGTTGGCGGCCAGTTAAGCGTCGCGCCCGAGCATGTTTGTGAAGAGGTCCTGTTAATGATGGGAAAACCGAAGATCAATAAGTTTCTTGAGTTCAAAGAAAAATTCGACGCGGCCAACCGCCGCCATAATAAAGAGCAGTTCCTGATCCCATACTTTATATCGTCACACCCGGGGAGCACGCTGAACCACGCGCTGGAACTGGCGCTTTTTCTGGAGAAGCATAACATCAGGATCGAGCAGGTCCAAAACTTTACCCCATCACCGATGACCGTTTCAACCTGTATGTATTACACCGGGATCGATCCGTTCACCGGCAAAGCGGTCCATATTCCCAAAGGTGAGGAGCGGACTTTGCAAAAGGCTCTATTGCAACCACATCAGGAAAAGAACCGGCTGAAAGTCGGCAAAGCGCTAAGGATCCTGGGGAAGAACAAGTACTTTAACGAATTGACTAGTTGAGTCATTGCTCAACCGCGCATTTAAATGCGCGGTTATATTTGAAAATGAAAATTGGTATGCTATTATTCCATTGAAAATGTAGGGCAAGGCCTTGTGCCTTGCCGAATAAACGGACAGCCACAAGGGCTGTCCCTACATTTGTCCCAAAGAGGTGGACCA
This window harbors:
- a CDS encoding YgiQ family radical SAM protein; translated protein: MTDFLPTGKHDLRKRGIEQLDIILVSGDAYIDHPSFGPVLIARYLEAHGFKVGVIAQPDWNKDDDFMKLGAPRLFFGVSSGNLDSMVANYTADNKIRRTDMYTPGNAGGKRPNRATIVYTSKLKGLFPGVPVVLGGVEASLRRFAHYDYWDDKVRRSLIFDTKADYLTYGMSEKGILGIAQQIQASLEPATERRGSITEAFSLGSHHLHEIPNTAIVVKDISKYKGPLILPSYEEVAADKNKYAEAFKLYYLEGRKKHPRIIIQPCQGRYLVVFPPQNLTGQELDALMELPFVRAPHPSYKEKIPAWDFVKFSTVSHRGCFGGCSFCAISQHQGKYITSRSGESIKREITNTIMKQPDFTGNILDVGGPTANMYGMSCKKEEGCPRASCIYPNVCPHLDASLKPALSLLRTIRQIPGVKKLYIGSGIRYDLALLDDEYISEIAKHHVGGQLSVAPEHVCEEVLLMMGKPKINKFLEFKEKFDAANRRHNKEQFLIPYFISSHPGSTLNHALELALFLEKHNIRIEQVQNFTPSPMTVSTCMYYTGIDPFTGKAVHIPKGEERTLQKALLQPHQEKNRLKVGKALRILGKNKYFNELTS